A genomic stretch from Marinimicrobium sp. C6131 includes:
- a CDS encoding lipase family protein produces the protein MAVGPSDAALLAKRIYDVQNPMFVDTFLKLPPFRRTGSKRLSAHLKAEVGGRVLLNHKDGFGICSEGGDLYKNEVFLVFRGTTKENKGADFLTDARIGITNNQAGLPVHCGFNHCFTSMLPALKTFFASLGGNIKVVHCVGHSLGGAVASLAADWVARNLKYATRLYTFGAPRVGTDWFVKSTTSAVQGVNMHRIYHKTDPVAMVPLYPFMHAPYNLPGHYIHSHEPLLSGDAHRMDRYVTSVKGRSWDSIKGNPEPPYTLESAIESWLESKTPVNSSSPTFWRWVDSALIYVIKKVAMATLVTFQGAFIGFFTVADKMAYLLAKGIKMAEHVGYWVERLMRKIMQALGMRAPESRESLTEGLIRHVLRRLMAQSNKDARNAIQKSDG, from the coding sequence ATGGCTGTTGGTCCAAGCGATGCGGCGCTTCTGGCGAAGAGAATTTATGATGTCCAGAACCCAATGTTTGTTGATACGTTTCTTAAGCTGCCACCTTTCAGGCGAACGGGGTCAAAGCGTCTTTCTGCCCACCTTAAGGCTGAGGTCGGAGGGCGAGTCTTGCTGAATCATAAGGATGGGTTCGGCATTTGCTCGGAAGGTGGCGATCTTTACAAGAACGAAGTGTTCTTGGTGTTTAGAGGTACGACAAAAGAGAATAAAGGGGCGGACTTCCTGACCGATGCCAGAATCGGCATCACCAACAATCAGGCGGGTCTGCCCGTTCACTGCGGATTTAATCACTGTTTTACCAGTATGCTGCCCGCCCTCAAGACGTTTTTTGCGTCCCTGGGAGGTAATATCAAAGTGGTCCACTGTGTGGGCCACAGTCTCGGAGGGGCGGTGGCCTCTCTAGCAGCGGACTGGGTTGCCCGGAATCTCAAGTATGCGACGAGGCTCTATACGTTTGGGGCTCCCCGGGTTGGTACGGACTGGTTTGTGAAAAGTACCACCTCCGCTGTTCAGGGGGTGAATATGCATCGGATTTATCACAAGACGGATCCGGTGGCCATGGTGCCTTTATATCCGTTTATGCATGCCCCTTATAACTTACCAGGTCACTATATACACTCTCATGAGCCTCTGCTGTCAGGCGACGCTCACCGAATGGATCGCTATGTGACGTCTGTGAAGGGGAGGTCCTGGGATTCGATCAAAGGAAACCCCGAGCCACCTTATACGCTTGAGAGTGCCATTGAGTCCTGGCTGGAGTCTAAAACGCCGGTGAACAGTTCGTCACCAACATTCTGGCGCTGGGTCGACTCTGCGCTGATTTATGTCATCAAGAAAGTCGCCATGGCAACGTTGGTTACGTTTCAGGGGGCGTTTATCGGGTTCTTCACTGTCGCGGACAAAATGGCTTACCTGTTAGCGAAGGGCATAAAGATGGCCGAGCACGTCGGCTACTGGGTGGAGCGCCTGATGCGAAAGATCATGCAGGCGTTGGGGATGCGCGCCCCAGAGAGCAGGGAATCGCTGACCGAGGGGTTGATTCGCCACGTACTGCGACGGTTGATGGCTCAGTCAAATAAAGATGCTCGAAACGCGATTCAGAAGTCAGATGGTTGA
- a CDS encoding DUF6795 domain-containing protein: MKIVSIFLASAIFLFSVNEGLSMSIFSKGEEIEAVLFSPLQGQLTYHGKPASNADISVWIAWKDQKGETFHYKSDGDGYFSIPKQSVYIKDSPFSQLSVGQTVTVDFEGHNFLIWKAGKSSSHLFGELGGEPVGLTCELSRDDMDAHLEYALLETKCVWKDVLTIKEE; this comes from the coding sequence TTGAAAATTGTCAGTATTTTCTTGGCGAGCGCTATCTTTTTGTTTTCGGTGAATGAGGGACTATCCATGTCGATATTTTCTAAAGGAGAAGAAATTGAGGCGGTCCTGTTTTCTCCGCTTCAAGGTCAGCTTACCTATCACGGCAAACCAGCTTCCAATGCCGATATTAGCGTTTGGATAGCGTGGAAAGATCAAAAGGGCGAGACATTTCATTATAAATCGGATGGGGATGGCTACTTCTCTATCCCTAAGCAGTCTGTGTATATAAAAGATAGTCCGTTTTCTCAGCTTTCAGTGGGCCAAACCGTAACAGTAGATTTTGAAGGTCATAACTTTCTGATTTGGAAGGCGGGTAAGTCCAGTTCCCACTTATTTGGTGAGTTGGGCGGCGAGCCGGTCGGTTTGACATGTGAGCTGTCTCGCGATGATATGGATGCTCATCTTGAGTATGCCTTGTTAGAAACGAAATGCGTTTGGAAGGATGTCTTGACAATTAAGGAGGAATAA
- a CDS encoding protease complex subunit PrcB family protein produces the protein MKRSLILFAVFLGLIGCGSDQTERDIMESAPLVDSLPSEVEVIDCPAYAGHSDIDDSLAEHVTDAHRFRELYLSANPNSQDDVPDIDFDGRDVIAVLAGRQSSGGHEVYVSDVSERDGGLDVGYTLVSPSSDCAVTTQITYPYCFVSLSKVQGEVHLSGQSVSACGLELE, from the coding sequence ATGAAACGTTCCCTAATTTTATTCGCTGTTTTTCTCGGTTTGATAGGCTGCGGTTCAGATCAAACAGAACGAGATATTATGGAGTCGGCCCCGTTGGTGGACAGTTTGCCCTCAGAGGTTGAAGTGATTGACTGCCCAGCGTACGCAGGGCACTCCGATATTGACGATAGTCTGGCGGAACATGTTACCGACGCCCATCGCTTCCGCGAGCTGTATTTGTCGGCCAACCCAAATTCTCAGGACGATGTACCTGATATCGATTTTGATGGACGTGATGTGATTGCTGTATTGGCTGGCCGGCAGTCGAGTGGTGGTCATGAGGTTTATGTTAGTGACGTCAGCGAACGGGACGGTGGCCTTGATGTGGGCTATACGTTGGTGTCTCCATCGTCGGATTGCGCGGTTACCACTCAAATAACGTATCCTTATTGCTTTGTGTCTCTGTCGAAAGTCCAGGGCGAAGTTCATCTATCCGGTCAAAGCGTATCGGCCTGCGGGCTGGAGTTGGAATAG
- a CDS encoding pilin — MSEAGQLRTSIEDCILNGRTALGNAAGQCNPGASGSNLMDQDNNANQSGNAVPAGTGVPVIAPDPMTAATTITATFGNNAAAVLQDAGATLSWQRNADGTWQCVTANVPAEFIPNGCQ, encoded by the coding sequence ATGTCTGAGGCTGGCCAACTGCGAACCTCTATTGAGGATTGTATCCTAAATGGTCGCACGGCGTTGGGTAATGCTGCGGGCCAGTGTAACCCAGGGGCTAGCGGATCAAACTTGATGGATCAAGATAACAACGCTAATCAGTCCGGTAATGCCGTCCCGGCGGGGACTGGTGTGCCAGTTATTGCTCCAGATCCGATGACGGCTGCTACCACCATTACGGCGACTTTTGGCAACAATGCGGCTGCTGTGCTGCAGGACGCTGGCGCGACGCTCTCTTGGCAGCGTAATGCCGATGGAACTTGGCAGTGCGTTACTGCGAACGTGCCTGCTGAGTTTATTCCTAACGGATGTCAGTAA
- the pilB gene encoding type IV-A pilus assembly ATPase PilB: protein MNTSAPALSGLARRLVHDGLLDSDLASQAQAQAARDRVPFVQHVVTHQILDASTVARVAADEFGTPVFDLDSLSTTAIPTKLVDQKLIQKHHTLPLMKRGNRLFLAVADPTNLHALDEIKFNTGLNTDPILVEADKLAAAIDRYVNAQEESIGDALGGLDDDALDGLETEGGEPEAPKDDGGKEEDEAPIVRFINKILLDAIKGGASDIHFEPYEKAYRVRFRTDGILQEVAKPPINLATRLAARLKVMSQMDISERRVPQDGRIKMKISKTRAIDFRVNTLPTLFGEKVVLRILDPSSAKMGIDALGYEDYQKQLYMDALEQPQGMILVTGPTGSGKTVSLYTGLNILNTSERNISTAEDPVEINLEGINQVQVNTRVGLTFAESLRSFLRQDPDVVMVGEIRDLETAEIAIKAAQTGHLVLSTLHTNSAPETLTRLLNMGVPAFNVATSVSLIIAQRLARRLCKSCKKPATDIPDAVLSEEGFDEIGIPRSELELYHPVGCSQCTNGYKGRVGVYEVVRITPTIASLIMEGGNSLQIAKAAHEAGFNNLRISALRKAAQGLTSLEEANRVTKD, encoded by the coding sequence ATGAATACCTCTGCACCCGCTCTCAGCGGCCTGGCACGCCGGTTGGTCCACGATGGCCTACTGGATTCCGATTTGGCGAGCCAGGCTCAGGCCCAGGCGGCACGCGATCGCGTGCCTTTTGTGCAGCATGTGGTCACTCATCAGATTCTTGATGCGTCTACAGTGGCCCGGGTGGCTGCGGATGAGTTCGGCACCCCTGTTTTCGACCTCGACAGTCTGTCCACCACCGCGATTCCTACCAAGTTAGTGGACCAGAAGCTGATTCAGAAACACCATACGCTGCCCCTGATGAAGCGTGGCAACCGGCTGTTTCTGGCGGTGGCGGACCCGACCAACCTTCACGCACTGGACGAGATCAAGTTCAACACCGGCCTGAACACCGACCCGATTCTGGTGGAGGCCGACAAGCTGGCCGCCGCTATTGATCGTTATGTCAATGCCCAAGAGGAGTCCATAGGGGACGCTTTGGGCGGATTAGACGATGACGCTCTGGATGGCCTGGAAACCGAGGGCGGAGAACCCGAGGCGCCGAAAGATGACGGGGGTAAGGAAGAAGATGAGGCCCCGATTGTCCGCTTTATCAACAAGATTCTGTTGGACGCCATCAAGGGCGGTGCGTCGGATATCCACTTTGAGCCCTACGAAAAGGCCTACCGCGTGCGTTTTCGCACCGACGGCATCCTGCAGGAGGTGGCCAAGCCGCCCATCAATCTGGCGACCCGCCTGGCGGCACGCCTGAAAGTGATGTCCCAGATGGACATTTCCGAGCGCCGGGTGCCGCAGGATGGCCGGATCAAAATGAAAATTTCCAAAACCCGAGCCATCGACTTCCGGGTGAACACTCTGCCTACCCTGTTTGGAGAGAAGGTCGTGCTGCGGATTCTCGACCCCAGCTCCGCCAAAATGGGTATTGATGCACTTGGTTACGAGGATTATCAGAAGCAACTTTATATGGACGCTCTGGAGCAACCGCAGGGCATGATTCTGGTGACCGGGCCGACGGGGTCCGGTAAAACCGTGTCTCTCTATACCGGCCTGAATATTCTCAATACCAGCGAGCGAAATATTTCCACCGCCGAAGACCCGGTGGAGATTAACCTGGAGGGGATCAACCAGGTTCAGGTGAATACCCGGGTGGGACTGACCTTTGCCGAATCCCTGCGCTCCTTCCTGCGTCAGGACCCGGACGTGGTGATGGTGGGGGAAATCCGGGACCTGGAGACGGCGGAAATCGCCATCAAGGCCGCTCAGACCGGCCACTTGGTGCTCTCCACCCTGCACACCAACAGCGCCCCGGAAACGCTGACCCGCCTACTCAATATGGGCGTACCCGCCTTTAACGTGGCCACCAGTGTGAGCCTGATTATCGCCCAGCGCCTGGCCCGCCGATTGTGCAAAAGTTGCAAGAAGCCCGCAACGGATATTCCCGATGCCGTACTGAGCGAAGAAGGTTTCGATGAGATCGGAATTCCCCGCAGCGAACTGGAGCTGTACCACCCGGTGGGCTGCTCACAGTGTACCAATGGTTATAAGGGTCGTGTCGGGGTCTATGAAGTAGTTCGCATCACACCGACCATCGCCAGCCTTATAATGGAGGGAGGCAACTCCCTGCAAATTGCCAAAGCCGCCCATGAGGCGGGTTTTAATAATCTGCGGATTTCAGCCCTGCGCAAAGCGGCGCAAGGGTTGACCAGCCTTGAAGAAGCCAACCGAGTCACCAAGGATTAA
- a CDS encoding type II secretion system F family protein, whose amino-acid sequence MATTAQAQKAAPTAARKKPVAKGSTSATYLYKGLDKKGNKIEGEMEGVSPALIKAQLLKQGIRANQVRKKPKPLFGGGGKKIQPSDIAVFSRQMATMMKAGVPLVQSFDIVADGLDNARVRTLVHQIRDDVAAGGNFASALRKHPKYFDDLFCNLVEAGEQSGALETMLDRIATYKEKTEALKAKIKKAMTYPIAVVVVAIIVTAILLIKVVPQFTQTFQSFGAELPAFTLLVMNMSDFMREQWFIMLAIIIGSVFFFKEARRRSKAFAYAIDKYILKLPVVGNILYLSIMARFARTLSTTFAAGVPLIDALTSVAGAAGNKPYSDAILKIREEVSTGIQLNTAIRAQKMFPTLLVQMAAIGEESGALDEMLEKVAVYYEEAVDNQVDSLTSLLEPIIMSVLGVLVGGLLIAMYLPIFQMGSVI is encoded by the coding sequence ATGGCCACCACCGCCCAAGCCCAGAAAGCCGCGCCCACAGCGGCCCGCAAAAAGCCAGTCGCGAAAGGCTCCACGTCGGCAACCTACCTCTATAAAGGCCTGGACAAAAAAGGCAATAAGATTGAGGGCGAAATGGAGGGCGTCAGTCCCGCGCTAATCAAGGCACAACTGCTGAAGCAAGGCATTCGAGCCAATCAGGTTCGTAAAAAGCCGAAGCCCCTGTTTGGTGGTGGCGGCAAGAAAATTCAACCGTCAGATATTGCGGTGTTTTCTCGCCAAATGGCAACAATGATGAAAGCCGGCGTTCCACTAGTGCAGTCTTTCGATATTGTAGCCGATGGCCTAGACAACGCTCGGGTTCGAACACTGGTTCACCAAATTCGCGATGACGTAGCGGCCGGCGGCAACTTTGCGTCCGCCTTACGTAAGCACCCCAAGTACTTTGACGATCTCTTCTGTAACTTGGTAGAAGCAGGTGAGCAGTCAGGCGCTCTGGAAACCATGCTGGACAGAATTGCGACCTACAAAGAAAAAACAGAGGCCCTCAAAGCCAAGATAAAGAAAGCTATGACTTACCCGATCGCGGTAGTAGTGGTCGCTATCATTGTTACCGCGATCCTTCTGATCAAAGTGGTGCCACAATTCACGCAGACGTTCCAAAGCTTCGGCGCCGAACTTCCCGCCTTCACACTGCTTGTCATGAATATGTCAGATTTCATGCGAGAACAATGGTTTATAATGCTGGCCATCATTATCGGCTCGGTGTTTTTCTTCAAGGAAGCCCGACGTCGCTCCAAGGCATTTGCTTACGCCATTGATAAATACATTCTTAAACTTCCGGTCGTGGGGAATATACTCTACTTATCTATCATGGCACGCTTTGCCCGCACACTCTCCACGACCTTTGCCGCTGGTGTTCCATTAATTGACGCTCTAACATCTGTCGCAGGCGCAGCAGGCAACAAGCCATATAGCGATGCCATTTTGAAGATCCGCGAGGAAGTCTCCACCGGCATTCAGTTGAATACAGCCATTCGCGCTCAGAAAATGTTCCCCACCTTGCTCGTTCAGATGGCTGCTATTGGCGAAGAATCTGGCGCACTTGACGAAATGCTCGAAAAAGTGGCTGTGTATTATGAAGAAGCCGTAGACAATCAAGTCGACAGCCTGACTTCGCTCCTGGAACCCATTATCATGTCCGTTCTTGGCGTTCTGGTCGGCGGCCTGCTGATCGCCATGTACCTGCCAATCTTCCAGATGGGGTCGGTTATTTAA
- a CDS encoding prepilin peptidase, with protein MSEVFVLYPSVALISATVLGLLVGSFLNVVIYRLPRMLQSEWRSQCCELLEQSPPEPQKTFNLITPNSTCPHCGHGIKPWENVPVISYLVLRGKCSACKGRISARYPIIELVTGLLSVFVIHQFGVTGVGLAALVFTWSLIALTMIDIDTQLLPDVITLPLLWLGLIVNHLGGFVPLEDALWGAVAGYLSLWSIYWLFKLLTGKEGMGYGDFKLLGALGAWLGWQMLPLVVLLSSLVGAVIGIGMMLILGRDKNIPIPFGPYLAIAGWIAFIWGDSLLQQYLQFAAP; from the coding sequence ATATCCGAAGTTTTCGTTCTCTATCCCTCAGTGGCGCTCATCAGCGCCACTGTTTTAGGTCTGCTGGTTGGCAGTTTCCTCAATGTGGTGATCTATCGCCTGCCCAGAATGCTCCAGTCGGAGTGGCGGTCGCAGTGCTGCGAGCTGCTGGAGCAGTCACCACCGGAACCGCAGAAAACATTCAACCTGATCACCCCCAATTCCACCTGCCCCCACTGCGGGCATGGGATCAAGCCCTGGGAGAACGTGCCGGTAATCAGTTACCTGGTGCTGCGGGGCAAGTGCTCAGCCTGCAAAGGCCGGATTTCTGCCCGCTACCCGATCATTGAGCTGGTGACGGGCCTGCTGAGCGTGTTTGTGATTCATCAGTTTGGCGTGACCGGCGTTGGCTTGGCGGCGCTGGTATTCACCTGGTCGCTGATTGCGTTGACCATGATCGACATCGACACCCAGTTGCTGCCCGATGTGATCACTCTGCCATTGCTCTGGCTCGGGCTGATCGTCAACCATCTGGGGGGCTTTGTGCCACTGGAGGACGCCCTCTGGGGCGCGGTGGCGGGCTACCTCTCGCTCTGGTCGATTTACTGGCTGTTCAAGCTGCTGACCGGCAAGGAAGGGATGGGCTACGGCGACTTCAAGCTGCTGGGCGCACTGGGCGCCTGGCTCGGCTGGCAGATGCTGCCTTTGGTGGTGCTGCTGTCGTCCCTGGTGGGTGCGGTGATCGGCATCGGCATGATGCTGATCCTGGGCCGGGACAAGAACATTCCCATTCCCTTCGGCCCCTACCTGGCCATTGCGGGCTGGATTGCCTTTATCTGGGGCGACAGCCTGCTCCAACAGTACCTTCAGTTCGCGGCTCCCTGA
- the coaE gene encoding dephospho-CoA kinase (Dephospho-CoA kinase (CoaE) performs the final step in coenzyme A biosynthesis.), with amino-acid sequence MAERVIGVTGGIGSGKSSVMRAFQAKGIEAVDADDMARVVVEPGQPALKAIAEHFGPDILTPDGTLDRPTLRAIIFTDPDAKTWLEALLHPLINRELRSRLAAARGPYALLVSPLLFETGQDKLVDRILVVDVPESLQLARASARDGADPEQIQRIMASQMSRAERLKRADDLLDNTGSLVDLEKRVEELHRGYLAFAGQ; translated from the coding sequence ATGGCGGAGCGGGTTATCGGCGTTACCGGAGGCATCGGCAGCGGCAAGTCTTCCGTCATGCGGGCCTTCCAGGCGAAAGGCATTGAGGCCGTGGATGCGGACGATATGGCGCGGGTGGTGGTCGAACCCGGCCAGCCCGCCCTGAAGGCCATTGCCGAACACTTTGGCCCGGATATTTTGACGCCTGACGGCACCCTGGACCGCCCGACCCTGCGCGCCATCATCTTTACCGATCCCGACGCGAAAACCTGGCTTGAAGCCTTGCTGCACCCTCTGATCAACCGGGAGTTGCGTTCGCGGCTGGCCGCGGCGCGAGGTCCCTACGCCCTACTGGTGTCTCCCCTGCTGTTTGAGACCGGGCAGGATAAGCTGGTCGACCGGATTCTGGTGGTGGATGTGCCGGAGTCCCTCCAGCTCGCACGGGCCAGTGCCCGGGACGGTGCGGACCCGGAGCAGATCCAGCGGATCATGGCCAGTCAGATGTCGCGAGCCGAGCGGCTAAAGCGGGCGGATGACTTGTTGGATAACACCGGGAGTCTGGTCGATTTAGAGAAGCGGGTGGAAGAGTTGCATCGGGGTTATCTGGCGTTTGCGGGTCAGTGA
- a CDS encoding monovalent cation/H+ antiporter subunit A, with amino-acid sequence MTLFLIVFLPLLGALVPLATERFGRNLCAWSAALAPLISLGLLLYLTPAVLAGETFRFHQAWLPGLGLDLSLRLDGLGLMFALLITGIGLLVMLYARYYLSSRDSLGKLYALLQIFMLAMLGIVLSDNILLMLVFWELTSLSSFLLIGYWSHQSEARKGARMALAITGAGGLCLLAGALLLGHIVGSFNLTEILAAGDQIRAHALYPITLILVLLGAFTKSAQFPFHFWLPHAMSAPTPVSAYLHSATMVKAGVFLLARLYPALAGTELWFFIVSFVGLATLVYAAYTALFKHDLKGLLAYSTISHLGLITLLFGFSTELAAAAAVFHIINHATFKASLFMAAGIIDHETGTRDMRKINGLWKYMPHTALLAMVASAAMAGVPLLNGFLSKEMFFAESLHLEYLGQFWWIMPMLATLGALFSVAYSWRFIHDVFFNGEPQDLPKYPPHEPPRYMKVPVEILVVLCLIVGVFPHYTIEPFIHAAATAVLGHEMPEYHIALWHGFNLPLLMSAIALAGGILLYSQRKGLFAFYERKFRKDEKLVFEYRVQRGVLAAQWVTDRLENGSLQRYLALFFGAALVVGAAGLWPLTEWTGSATLTPMDPVSAVATALLVIAAFGTVLTHHNRFAALLMLSVVGLIVSLTFIRFSAPDLALTQLSVEVVTIVLLMLALYFLPQMTPNESPPRRVVRDIAIAGSAGVGVGALCWAVLTRPFTPISDYFLENSVSGGGGTNVVNVILVDFRGFDTLGEITVLALAAVGIYAMLHGLKLPLPQADGDGRRWAREPHPPILSVMTRILLPLAIMVSFYIFLRGHNMPGGGFIAGLVTSVALILQYISTGTEWMQQRLRWNYRKVAATGVMIATLTGLASWLFGYPFLTSTFTHVHWPFVGDFELASAMAFDVGVYVTVVGATMLILAHLGKLAQTTHEAPATNEQGEKI; translated from the coding sequence ATGACACTGTTTTTGATTGTATTCCTGCCGCTCCTGGGCGCGCTGGTCCCCCTCGCCACGGAGCGCTTCGGGCGCAACCTGTGCGCCTGGTCGGCGGCGTTAGCGCCTTTGATCTCCCTGGGGCTGCTGCTTTACCTGACGCCAGCGGTGCTGGCCGGCGAGACCTTTCGTTTCCATCAGGCGTGGCTGCCCGGCCTGGGGCTGGACCTGAGCCTTCGCCTGGACGGCCTGGGGCTGATGTTCGCCTTGCTGATCACCGGCATTGGCCTGCTGGTCATGCTGTACGCCCGTTACTACCTGTCTTCACGGGATTCTCTGGGCAAGCTCTACGCCCTGCTGCAGATATTCATGCTGGCGATGCTCGGCATTGTGCTGTCGGACAACATTCTTCTGATGTTGGTGTTCTGGGAGCTGACCAGCCTGAGCTCCTTCCTGCTGATCGGCTATTGGTCCCACCAGTCCGAGGCCCGCAAAGGGGCGCGGATGGCTCTTGCCATTACCGGGGCGGGCGGCCTCTGCCTGCTCGCGGGCGCACTGCTGCTGGGACACATTGTTGGCAGCTTTAACCTGACCGAGATTCTTGCCGCCGGGGACCAGATCCGCGCCCACGCGCTCTACCCGATCACCCTGATTCTGGTGCTGCTGGGTGCGTTTACCAAGTCTGCCCAGTTCCCCTTCCATTTCTGGCTACCCCACGCCATGTCCGCCCCCACCCCGGTGTCGGCCTATCTGCACTCGGCCACCATGGTCAAGGCCGGGGTGTTTCTGCTCGCCCGCCTGTACCCCGCACTGGCGGGCACCGAGCTGTGGTTCTTTATCGTCAGCTTCGTGGGCCTTGCCACGCTGGTGTACGCCGCCTATACGGCCCTGTTCAAACACGACCTGAAAGGCCTGCTGGCCTACTCCACCATCAGCCACCTGGGCCTGATTACCCTGCTGTTCGGTTTCAGCACCGAGCTGGCAGCGGCAGCGGCGGTGTTTCACATCATCAACCACGCCACCTTCAAGGCGTCGCTGTTCATGGCAGCCGGAATCATCGATCACGAAACCGGCACCCGGGATATGCGCAAGATCAACGGCCTGTGGAAGTACATGCCACATACCGCGCTACTGGCCATGGTCGCATCCGCCGCCATGGCCGGGGTACCGCTGCTGAACGGCTTCCTGAGTAAAGAGATGTTCTTTGCCGAGAGCCTGCATCTGGAATATCTCGGTCAGTTCTGGTGGATCATGCCGATGCTGGCCACACTCGGAGCGCTGTTTTCGGTTGCCTACTCCTGGCGCTTTATCCACGATGTCTTTTTCAATGGCGAGCCTCAGGATCTACCCAAGTATCCGCCCCACGAGCCACCCCGCTACATGAAAGTACCGGTGGAGATTCTGGTGGTCCTCTGCCTGATAGTGGGTGTTTTCCCGCACTACACCATCGAGCCCTTTATCCACGCCGCTGCCACGGCGGTTCTCGGGCACGAAATGCCGGAGTACCACATCGCACTCTGGCACGGGTTCAACCTGCCATTGTTGATGAGTGCCATCGCGCTGGCGGGCGGTATTCTCCTCTACTCTCAGCGTAAAGGGCTGTTTGCATTTTACGAGCGCAAGTTCCGCAAAGACGAGAAGCTGGTATTCGAGTACCGGGTACAGCGCGGTGTCCTGGCCGCCCAGTGGGTCACCGACCGGCTCGAGAACGGCTCGCTCCAGCGGTATCTGGCCCTGTTTTTTGGTGCCGCTCTGGTGGTGGGCGCCGCCGGGCTTTGGCCTCTGACCGAGTGGACGGGCTCAGCCACGCTGACCCCGATGGACCCGGTAAGCGCCGTGGCAACCGCACTACTGGTCATTGCCGCCTTCGGAACGGTACTGACTCACCACAACCGGTTTGCGGCACTACTGATGTTAAGCGTCGTGGGGCTGATTGTGTCGCTGACGTTCATCCGGTTCTCCGCCCCGGATCTGGCGCTGACACAACTGTCTGTCGAGGTGGTCACCATCGTCCTGTTGATGCTGGCGCTCTATTTCCTGCCCCAAATGACGCCCAACGAATCACCGCCCAGGCGTGTGGTCCGGGATATTGCCATTGCGGGCAGCGCCGGGGTGGGGGTAGGCGCACTGTGCTGGGCGGTGCTGACCCGACCGTTCACTCCCATCTCAGACTACTTCCTGGAGAACAGCGTCAGCGGTGGCGGCGGTACCAACGTGGTCAACGTCATTCTGGTCGACTTCCGCGGGTTCGATACCCTGGGTGAGATCACCGTGCTGGCCCTGGCGGCGGTGGGCATCTACGCGATGCTGCACGGCCTGAAACTGCCGCTGCCCCAGGCCGATGGCGACGGTCGTCGTTGGGCCCGCGAACCACATCCCCCCATTCTGTCGGTAATGACCCGTATTCTGCTCCCGCTTGCGATCATGGTGTCGTTCTATATCTTCCTGCGCGGACACAATATGCCCGGCGGCGGATTTATTGCCGGGCTGGTCACCAGCGTGGCGCTGATTCTTCAATATATTTCCACCGGTACCGAGTGGATGCAGCAACGCCTGCGCTGGAATTACCGCAAAGTGGCCGCCACCGGCGTGATGATCGCCACGCTCACCGGGCTGGCAAGCTGGCTGTTCGGTTATCCGTTCCTGACCTCGACGTTTACCCATGTGCACTGGCCTTTTGTGGGCGATTTTGAGCTGGCTTCCGCCATGGCTTTTGACGTCGGCGTGTACGTCACTGTCGTGGGCGCAACCATGCTGATTCTGGCGCACCTGGGCAAGCTGGCGCAGACCACGCACGAAGCCCCGGCCACCAATGAACAAGGGGAGAAGATTTAA
- a CDS encoding Na+/H+ antiporter subunit C, with the protein MELLISIMIAVMTACGVYLMLRSRTFPVIVGLTLFTYAVNLFIFVMGRLTSGAPPVIGTAEQYADPLPQALVLTAIVISFAMTAFVLVLALRARAELGNDHVDGKQTGESQEDRV; encoded by the coding sequence ATGGAGCTGTTGATTTCAATCATGATCGCGGTGATGACCGCCTGCGGCGTGTATCTGATGTTGCGCAGTCGGACTTTTCCGGTCATTGTCGGGCTGACCCTGTTTACCTATGCGGTCAACCTGTTCATCTTTGTGATGGGGCGTCTGACCTCCGGCGCCCCTCCCGTCATCGGCACGGCTGAGCAATATGCCGACCCCCTGCCACAGGCACTGGTACTGACGGCCATTGTGATCAGTTTCGCCATGACCGCTTTTGTCCTGGTACTCGCTCTGAGGGCGCGCGCGGAGTTGGGCAACGACCATGTTGACGGCAAGCAGACCGGCGAGTCGCAGGAGGATCGGGTATGA